The DNA window AAGGATCTTTGGTAGCTACATGGTGAATTTTTATTGACTGAATCAGGAAGGTgaagtagcagcagcagccgcctgAATGCTGAGCTACTCCCAACTTTAAATGTGAAGATTCCATACCTTTTCTGATCCATATTTTGATCCGGTTCTAcaatttctaaattcttatCTACATAATAAAATGCTAAGATTTGCCTATTGTTCTACGgcataacaaaaaattattctatagcagtatgtaaaatttagttttaatgAGAATCACCTACACCTTCAGAACTATCagctaactattttttttttggtaaaggATGGCAGTCATAAATTAGAGAATCAAAAGAAACAAGAATCACtctactaaaaaaaatcatcaatcagCCAAGAACACTATCATCATTCTTGAATGTTGTAGCTGCCTTCAATTACCCTCCTGCAAACCCCAGatgactgttttttttttctcaattgtATAACAATTTATACTTTTTTCCAAGTTATGTTCCTGAGAGAAGGTCAAGGATAGTGTCACAAAACCCAGAATCATATACTCTTCCTACCAATTCAGGCACCAACAGCAAATTAACCAGCCAGGGAACAAAATTCATAGCTCTAACTTGTCATCACTGAAACAACAGCACATACCACATATAACAATtcagaaaaatcctaaactgaTGAATTATCCAGCAGATACTGCTATACAATATTGACACACAATTACTAAAAATCTGGCATAAGGCATTCAAACACTAGTGCAGGATAAAGGTTTTATTTTCCCGAATGGTCATCATCCATCGTAACTGAACCAAGAAATGACGAGACAGCATGACTAACTAGATGAAAAGTGTAAATCACATAACTCGTGAGATTAGCATTTGCATTGCAAGCATGTGAAGCTTCAAAGGACAGTaaggagaggttgcaacagaTAAAGCTTGGTCTTTCTAGAGaagtactgcctccgtttcatattgcaaGTTTTTCTgggtttgtctaaattcattgatGGACGAttgtatatactttatatatatgtctagattcactaacatctatatgaatatagacaatactagaaagacttacattgtgaaatagagggagtacttaaCATAAATCGTTCATTGTTTGCAGGAAGAGTTTCTTTAAGAAACACATTTATTTGAGCATTTGAACAAAGAACATGCTGCAGCAATATTCAGAAGTAAATATGCAAGACTTACATCAGAGAAGCCTCAAAGGACAGTAAGGAGAGGTTGTACCCTTCAGTTAATAGTCAAGATCATTTGACAAAGCAATGTGTTCCACCGGCAAAACAGGATTTATTGCTAAAGTCCAGATGTATCTACAACTATAAAATTAGcgattaattaaagaaaatttttggtggTAGCTCAGAACTACAATGCAAGGTGCAATGGCTGACGAAATGGTGTTTGTTTGTTGGATCGGTGGTGGTGTCGCCTGTGCCGGTGTGGTGCAGCCGTGCAGGTATTTCCCGAGCAAGTACAGGAGGGAGATCAGGCGGCTCAACGGCGAGCTGGAGGCTCAACGGCTCAACGGCGAGATGCATGGAACCCTAACCccggagagaggggagaggaggagagaacTTACCGTCAAGGAGGGGAGAGCCGCCGGAGGGGAGAGCTGCCGTCCGTCGCCTCCAagctgcgtcgccgccggctgcaCGCCGCCCAGCGTCGTACCGCGTCTCGCCTCTCCTTTTCTCGCGTCGCAACTCGCACGGATATTTTCCACGTCTCCGGTGGAGATGATTTCTTGCCGGAGACAATGGAAAAGTGCTAGGATGGACTGGGATAGAATCCCTACTAGGTTTAACCGAACATGTATACCACGGAGATTTTAGCCCGACCCCAGCCGTTCCTAGCCCAAtcaaacaaggccttaatggGCCTTTAGTAGAACATACTCGTTAACAAATCCTAAAGAAGCCCAACGAATTCTTTTGGCAGCACCTTTGATGGCTCATCCAATGATGGacaaaaaatgatgaaaaacaaacaatggtgaattattttaaaaagattttagaCTAAAATATACAGATCCGTTTTCACCAAAATTAGGTATAATATCTAAAGCAAGTTCAAGAAATAATTTGACAAAAATCGGAGTTTCCCTGAGGAAGGAGGTATATCCGGTGTTGTGTGGCTCGCCAGACCAAATGGTGCACTACGACCAGACCATAGTTCTAACTTCGAGTCCACTTAAGAAAGATAAAGAGTCCTAGTTAATCTTTATTCTCTAAACGTAATAGATGCAAGATCACTCCTATGGTAAATATAGGGTTCCAAAGTCAATTCAATCAATAACCAATCAATCGAATAAATACCTAAGATCTATTTTCTACATCTCTCGCTTTCTGATTCATGTATCCTATACCGATTCAGCTAGAAACATTCTAACTGTTTGTTGTCTTTTATCTCTATGATGTTAGATGACGTTTCAGTTGGCCTACTaagtctaaaataaataagtatgTGTTCATTCTCATGGGGTCCCTCCAAGTGATTGTTCAGGGGCATCTACTCGTTGTGGTGGTGCATCTCTAGTTTTCATTGTAGGTTACACACAAGGTGCTTAGGTGTGCCTTGACACGATTCAGTGCAACAAACCCCTTAATGATACCTGACATTTATGAAAGTGTCATTACAAAGGCTGAAATATAAGAAGATAACATGTATGTTGCTTGTATCTTATTGCGtgcaatttatttaaaaaataaaccctaACCGAACTTGTTTGTGTATGTAGGCCATGAACCGGCTAGAAAGCGAATAAGTGTGGTAGACGCATCATGGATTTTAGACATGAAATCAATAGGCACTACAACACCCTGAATTTGTTTGTGTCAGAGACTGACGGTTAAAGTATTTAGGAAAGGCAAAAGACACGTAACTGACAATCTTAACAGAACATTGAATATAAGCCCTCTACTGACCCTTATTTTGCTACTCCCTCTAGATTGATAATTCATATCGTTTTGGATAAACATGTGGTCTAAAGATAGATTTTGAGACTGTGATGTTGTCCAAAACAATAGGAATTGTCGAAGTGGATAGAGTACATCAGAGTAACTGTGTACCTATAAACTTACTTGCCAATGAAAGCAATGAAAATTACAGTGCAGCTGCATCAACTCTGTTTTCATTATCATACATTAAAAGATAGTATTTTCACATGCAGCAAAAATACGATATTATACTGTTCTAACAATATTATTCTGATTACACGGTGTATCACCAAGGAGAAAAACGCATACATGTTCAGTATGTAACTTTGCATTCAGACCTACGAGTCTTCTTTGGAAAAATGTTTCCgcttcaaaataaaataaaaaggctaACTGTATGCTAATTCTTATCCTGGTGCTTAATTTGATTGGGGCATGTACTCAAATCCTAGAGAATGAACAGATGCAGAGAAGAACAATAATCTCCTGTGCCTTCCCGCATTCTAATACGAATCTGTAAATTGATTGATCGGTATTGCTTTGATGCCCATGGAGCCATGAATGTATTTACACAAGACAAAATTACCATCACtttgttatttaattactcCAATACCAtcaattattataattttactcaGTACATTATCTCTCTTGATCAATGGTCGACGATGCACCACCTCACAATGTCTCTACGCACCTCACAAACATATGGACAATATAACTCTACCCGACCAATCCAATAAATTGGCAGTGCTAAAATTTAGCTAGATTTTGGCTCTACCGCAAACCGGCAGTGTAGATTGTTGCGTAGTTTCTAACTTATTTGTTGGATTGGCTATGAATTTGGGAATGCTTTGTGCACTTGGGCTGGGGGAAGGACGTAGTTCTATCATGGGGAAGGGCATTATGTAACAATTTCGGAATTGTGTAAAATACAACAGTTTAATATGCATGGATTGATTGATGGAGTATGAGCCTGCTCAACTTGGACTATGTTTCATTCATATTCTATGTCCTTCTCATAAAATTTACTACCTCCGGGTTCAAATACTTGTCACTTTAAccatatatgttttaatttcGATCGTTAATAACTTCTaaataattagtttataattaatgAAAGCTACATTATCAATATGACTAAATTTAagtacactttttttttaaaagaagacGAGAGGTCAAAGTTATAAAGTGAATAGTATTTAGTGACAATTATTTAAAGAAGAGAAGGCATGTAGGTTTGATTCATTTGGCCTACGTTAAGCAAAACTTATTTCTTTAGTATACGCTAATGCAAAAACTTTTATGTTAAAACTAGTGCAAGGTAAAATATAACATGTTTCACTCCATGCAAAGTAAGTAAATTGTACTTTGCACTGGGTAGTGTgaatcttgttttattttatgctAGGTTTAGTAAAATACTTGTACTTAACACCACGATACATTGAAATGAGTTTTAATTTGCACAAGATTATATCATATAATTGGAGAGATATCTTTTTAAATAGGAAtaaatcttattaaaaacttaGACTATCTTTCATAAACTTTCACTCGGGTTGTATAAGATTTCGTGGAATTTTATTGAGTTTACGATGTACGTATCCTGGTGTTAAgtgaaacttattttaatacaaCCAAgcgtaatataaaaatatgtgctAAATCTAGAGCAAAATGAAACATTACACATTCTCGCCGGTGAAAAGTGCAATTTACTCTAATTTAATCCGAAGCAAAGTGGAAGAAAACGAAAATTTGGAGACCAAAATTTGACGAGGAGAGTAAAAATCCCGCGAAAACGAAAatgcctcctccctcctccgccccgcgcttcgcctcgcctcgcctcgatCCCCCATGGACGCCGGCGACCCCCTTCCCCGCAAGCGACACCTCAGCCCCCGACCCCgacccctcgccgccggcctcctcggATGGGATCAGCTCCGGCGAGAACGCGGTGGCGGGGAGGACGGGGTTCGGTAGCCccagccccgccgccgactcctcgttgccgacgccgccgccgactccgacTCGGTTCCTGCGGCGAGGAGgcctagccgccgccgcatcgcccCCACCGAGGTGCGTGCTTCCTTCGctccgtctctctctctcctcgtttTGACTGCGGTTTCCACAAACCCATGTGTGTAGGTCGAGGAGCGGTGCGGGCGTGCGCTCGTTGGTTCGTTTAAGCCCTAGGGTTTGGTGGAATCTAAGCTTTTGATATCTTTACAATGTTAGATCACTGGAGATGCGCCGAGTCGATTGATGAGATGCGCAGCTACTAGAATCAATTGCAGCCAAAATCGCTCGATTGTAGATGCCCCCATTTACTTAATTTTGTCGATGCCATTTGCGCAGTTTAGGTGGTTGAGCTGCTCTCTAGTTATATAGAAGTTCTTGCAGTTGCAAAGACACCTGCTGCTGTGATTGAGAGCAAGGTCCAGTTAGCTTTTCAGTGCAATCTATAGTTCATTATAGTCAGTAATGGTAATCTCCTTGCGTAAAATCTGTTCATCCAGTACCCCATCCATCTTGAACTCCAAGTGCGGTGGCAGGGCGGTCATTGCACTGGCCATTCGCTCCTGTTCCTCTTCCAGCCCAACGGCAGGGATGTGTGTGGGGAGGTGGACGAGGCCGAGCAGCCATGTCCATCAATGGCAACGAGGTGGGGAGGTGCACAAGGCGGATGTGGAGGCTGGGGTGACGTCGAGAGAGGAACCAAAGACACTGGTAGAAGCTACCATCTACTGATCTCCATGAGGCCAAAACAAAGGATCAAACATTTTCTCTTGAGAAATAAAAGATACCGCCTCCGAccctccgtattttaatacatgatgctgttaactttttttcatacgtttgatcattcgtcttattcaaaaaatttgagaaaatatgtaaaagtttatgTTACagttaaaatacattttataataaatctaatcacaacaaaataaatgataattatataaattttttgaataagacgaatgatcatcTGTTAAAATACAGAGGTAGTAATTTGTTGGTGTCCGCTTGGCTGAATACAAGTTTGGTTCTAGCTGTAAGGAATGAACAAACTTGTGCCTCTTACTAGGCGAGGGTTTCTCTATCCAACCGTTGGGGTACCATCCAACAATAGATTAACAGGTTTTTTGGTTGCTGTGAGCGGATTTTAGAATAGAATGCAAAGTAGGATGACAGAGAAAGATTAGTTATGTATCAATCTGATAAATTGCTTTTAGCTTTATCTAtgcctcattttttttgctgaaattaagcataagaaaaatgacctatgaataattaaaaaataatttatgggtaaaacttttatattgaaaaaccccaaaattaatTCTAGCTTTacataaactacaatgaaaaataaagcaaattaattcttagcgatctaaaagcaaagactaaaaaataaactacaatgaaaacccccaaaattaactctaaatttaagttttataattcaaattctaGCTTTTAAgcaagcgaaaagatgaggcttaCATGAGCAAATTTAATAACACATATTTCTTTCTGCAGATTACTCATCTTGTACAGGTGAAACTTCAAGTGAAACTGAAAGCACTTCCTCTGCAAGTGAAACAAATCTGGTCATTGTCGCATTGAATAGTATTTGGTTGAATATGAGAGAGCTTAATGCTATAAAGGTGTCCAAGAAAGATAAGCgctttgaaaaattttaatagaaagAAAGAGATTGGAACAGGGAAATAAGAGTTAGAATTTCAGGAAGATTTAATAGAAAGAAAGAGATTGAAGTTGCAATTCCAgatggagagaggagagaattATGAACGTGGACCTTAATGGTATGACTGGGcaacaaaaagaataaatctCGATCTTGCAGACTGAGATCATAGCTCGATGATCAGTTTGAGCTGCACTACTTGTTTGCCTGCTTATCATATGAATTATTCGTACAAGCTACTTGTGTGAACTGGTTGCTGCATGACCTACTTACTTATGAACTCCTGTTTGTTATATATGAACCATGTGTGACATGCAATTTTTCCACTTCCCAATGTATGCAACCTATGCTTCCTAGTATTTCGGGAAAACCTGTACTCTCTAATTACAGGTAATCCAGCAGTATCATAATTATCATAATCTCAGACAATTGTGTTTGATGTGTGTTGTGTggtatattttgttgtttctctGATACGATATTTTTTTCGCTGCTTATGAAAATATAGTTCAACTAGGGGTACCCATATATTCGGTTCAGTTCACTCCCATCTCTACTTGCAATAATTTTGAACTTGTACCTGATACCAGCTTTACTCACCTTCTGTTGTTACTTCTTAGACGGGCTTGCAGTACTGTGTTTGTTCACCTTTGTTTTGGTACACGTTGTGTGATCTTGCTCCCAGAAAACAATTGCTTTGATGCTGATCTGTATGTCTCTTGAAGCCAGCTGAGAACAGAGATGGAAGAGGTGCACAGCAAAATTCCTACTGCAAGTTTGCAACACCCTGAAAAACTACCGTCCAAGCAAGAATGGCATTTTGTCTGACTGGCGCGTGAATGGCATGTAACTTCACCTGTAATTTTCATAATCTGCCCATGCCTTGTAAGTAGCTTTCATAATCTGCTTCTGCCTTGTTTAATGGTTTACTAAATCAGTCCTATACACAATGCTCTAGTCTGACATGATCACGTCCATGGATATTTAGTTCAATTCAGCTGAGTTTGCCATTTTTTCTACATGTagttttttgaaaagaaaacaacttcACTTCTGTATTTGCATATATGCAAGAATTTGTCACCACTCATTACTTTTACTTCTGTTTTCTTGTGATGTTTTGTTTACACGAACAATTTGTCTATCATGAGTTATTGTCAGGATTCATTAATTTGGAACTTAGTTTGGAGCTTCAGTTTAGCCTCATATGGACATAAGTTAACAGTCCATTAGTTTCGGTTCTTCCATGTAACATATATAACAGAACCATCAGTATAACAGACACGCCCTTGATTTCCAATCATTGATGTGTGAGGGGTCCATGAGTGCTTTCATTGGAAGCAGGACTTGCATGCTCACCACCAGTTCAGAAGTCCAGGCAAAGTTCCTTCTGAAATGTTGCTATCCCAGCCACTATTATTCCAGGAACATACTTATTCAAACCTGTTGCAAACAAccatttatatatactctacTTACTCTTGTATTTTTAGTGCATTACATAAATAAGTTGAGATCATATCACAATGTTTGAATCTGAATCACCTACACATTTCTGAATTTCCAAGGGACCCAGCTGTTCGTTCTCTGAAGACTGAAGCTACTATGCTTTTCTTCACTCCTGAAAAATCTTTGAAGTGATCTGATGGCACAATTGAAGCAAGCTGACCACCCCCCCAAGCGCTCTTACAATGCCATCATCATTCAGGTTTGCagtaatgcatgcatgcgtgcaaaACATCTAGCCTGTctgtccatccatccatccatccatccatgcattcATTCCCTGAACTCTGAACTTCGCTTCACTTCCCAATTCCTGCACTCATGCTCTGCATCTCGCCTCTACTGAATCCTCCGCTGCTTTAACACACCCCCCATCCCATGTTTCATGGGTTATCATTGCAGCCTTGATTTGTGCCCATGCATAATGCCATCACCAACACGGATCTGAAATCTGATCTGATCCAGAgagtgagtgagagagaggataGGCTGTGGGggccttcctctctctctctctcccctctgcATGCAGGCTGCAGTGCAAGGCTGCCATGAAACAGGGAAAGAATTGAGGTGAGCCCCTGCCAGCCATGGGGCCAGTGAGTCAAGGCGGCTATGATCGGGTGGCtgggtgaggtgaggtgaccGCCATTTTTCTTCCATCCATCCAGGGCAAACGAGGGGGAGCAGAGGTGCGCCTTTGGGGAAAGATGGACAGTAGATTTGCACGGGGCAaaagctcctcctcctccccccctccctcggggttctttttctttcagcTATGGGTGGGGTTTCGACGAGATGATGGTCGCCGTGATGGTGGTAGAGGTAATGGCTACAATATCGCCAATCTAAGGTTGTTATCTGGAATATGGTATGGCGTATGTTTTCTCTCAATTTCGTTGTAGACGGGTAAACAAGTAACAATTCGATGGTTATATATTGTCATAGGAACATGTAGCTAGCTCAATCATACTCCCAACATTTTTGTTATTCGACGCTGTTAACTTATAAGtacatgtttgattatttaccttatttgaataatttacata is part of the Oryza brachyantha chromosome 11, ObraRS2, whole genome shotgun sequence genome and encodes:
- the LOC107305258 gene encoding vegetative cell wall protein gp1-like, translating into MPPPSSAPRFASPRLDPPWTPATPFPASDTSAPDPDPSPPASSDGISSGENAVAGRTGFGSPSPAADSSLPTPPPTPTRFLRRGGLAAAASPPPRLLILYSQLRTEMEEVHSKIPTASLQHPEKLPSKQEWHFV